The following proteins come from a genomic window of Nothobranchius furzeri strain GRZ-AD chromosome 1, NfurGRZ-RIMD1, whole genome shotgun sequence:
- the LOC107374379 gene encoding polycomb group RING finger protein 3 — protein MAVLGNPDMLTRKIKLCHINAHITCRLCEGYLIDATTVTECLHTFCRSCLVKYLEENNTCPTCRIVIHQSHPLQYIGHDRTMQDIVYKLVPGLQEAEIKKQREFYQKLGMEVPGDIKGELCNMKAHLDQRNGEAKSEETANKEAGEEKPEEDNDYHRSDEQVSICLECNSSKLRGLKRKWIRCSAQATVLHLKKFIAKKLNLTSFNELDILCNEEILGKDHTLKFVVVTRWRFKKSPLLLHYRPKMDLL, from the exons ATGGCGGTTTTAGGG AACCCCGACATGCTGACGAGGAAGATAAAGCTGTGTCACATCAACGCCCACATCACATGTCGCCTGTGTGAGGGCTACCTGATTGATGCCACCACTGTCACAGAGTGCTTACACACCT tctgcAGAAGCTGCCTTGTGAAGTATCTGGAGGAGAACAACACGTGCCCCACGTGTAGGATTGTTATTCATCAGAGCCATCCACTGCAGTACATCGG CCATGACCGAACAATGCAGGACATCGTCTACAAGCTGGTACCGGGACTTCAAGAGG CGGAGATAAAGAAGCAGAGAGAATTTTATCAGAAGCTGGGGATGGAAGTTCCCGGAGACATTAAAGGGGAGCTGTGCAACATGAAGGCTCATCTAGATCAGCGCaacg GTGAGGCGAAGTCAGAAGAAACGGCAAATAaagaagcaggagaggagaaaccGGAGGAGGACAATGACTATCACCGTAGTGACGAGCAG GTCAGCATTTGTCTGGAGTGCAACAGCAGTAAGCTCCGTGGTCTGAAGCGCAAATGGATCCGCTGTTCAGCACAGGCCACCGTCCTCCACCTTAAGAAGTTCATCGCCAAAAAGCTTAACCTGACGTCGTTCAACGAG CTGGACATTTTATGCAACGAGGAGATCTTAGGAAAAGACCACACTTTGAAATTTGTTGTTGTGACGAGATGGAGATTTAAG aaatccCCTCTCCTGCTTCATTACAGACCCAAGATGGACCTGCTGTAG